A genomic stretch from Nerophis ophidion isolate RoL-2023_Sa linkage group LG14, RoL_Noph_v1.0, whole genome shotgun sequence includes:
- the cdcp2 gene encoding CUB domain-containing protein 2 — protein sequence MSPRVASLLHFLLLVDKAAAGRGVKCGGILSAPSGNLSSPNFPGLYPYNIDCSWLIVVPEGSSVLLNFHHFELEFHAGCAYDHVKIYNGVPGDEGNLLGTFCGDGAPPPFTSSWNVMSIIFHSDRHVVHKGFSVGYRKDMCGGVLTGLSGVISSPGYPQDYSNNADCTWFIQVSNSSVVTLVFLDFQMEDNKGCNFDYVAMFDGPSVGHRHLGTYCGADKPPTSISTSSQLMVVFKSDFNIAGRGFKAYYYSGECQQVLSAVSGNFSSPHFPEIYPNNINCHWSISLAAGYRIKLFFPVVDLEGRNTLTGECDYDSLAVYDGGRQTDAPLLGSWCGGERPPSLVSRGNKMLVVLSTDRDEAHRGFTASYLGVVPVNVSCTRSEFTILIPQQSLPQLDRERIYLGNPSCTAQLTATSYKILAQFVNCGTASQKHRNVTMLVNKLYIDFSDGDERNVQEYKVQCDAMKKVASVSIVSAEERRLEQRALHGDSGGGHAGRPHSEPHDLSDIVFISICVLAVILMVIAIVWLVLL from the exons ATGAGTCCCAGGGTCGCCTCGCTTCTTCATTTCCTGCTGCTGGTCGACAAGGCCGCGGCGGGACGAG GAGTCAAATGTGGCGGCATCCTCTCTGCACCCTCTGGCAACCTCTCTAGCCCAAACTTCCCAGGCCTCTACCCGTACAACATTGACTGTTCCTGGCTCATCGTGGTACCGGAAGGTTCCTCTGTGCTGCTCAACTTCCACCACTTTGAGCTGGAGTTCCACGCCGGTTGTGCCTACGACCACGTCAAGATCTACAACGGCGTCCCCGGCGACGAGGGCAACCTGCTCGGCACCTTCTGCGGAGACGGCGCCCCGCCTCCGTTCACCTCGTCCTGGAACGTCATGTCGATCATCTTCCACTCGGACCGCCACGTCGTCCACAAGGGCTTCAGCGTTGGCTACAGGAAAG ATATGTGCGGCGGGGTCCTGACCGGCCTATCAGGTGTGATCTCCAGTCCAGGCTACCCTCAGGACTACAGCAACAACGCAGACTGCACTTGGTTCATCCAGGTGTCCAACAGCAGCGTGGTCACCTTGGTCTTCCTAGACTTCCAGATGGAAGACAACAAGGGCTGCAATTTTGACTACGTGGCAATGTTTGACGGCCCCAGCGTCGGCCATCGACACCTTGGCACCTACTGCGGGGCTGACAAACCCCCAACGTCCATCTCCACCTCTAGCCAGCTGATGGTGGTCTTCAAATCAGACTTCAACATCGCTGGCCGTGGCTTTAAGGCCTACTACTACTCAG GTGAATGCCAGCAGGTGTTGTCGGCCGTGAGCGGTAATTTCAGCAGCCCTCACTTCCCTGAGATCTACCCCAACAACATCAACTGCCACTGGAGCATCTCGCTGGCGGCCGGTTACCGCATCAAGCTCTTCTTCCCCGTCGTGGACCTGGAGGGCCGCAACACTTTGACGGGTGAATGCGACTACGACTCGTTGGCCGTGTACGACGGCGGCCGGCAGACGGATGCGCCGCTGCTGGGGAGCTGGTGTGGCGGGGAGAGGCCGCCGTCTCtcgtctcccggggcaacaagaTGCTGGTGGTTTTGAGCACGGACAGAGATGAGGCACACAGAGGCTTCACGGCGTCTTATCTTGGAg TTGTACCTGTGAACGTGAGCTGCACCAGGTCAGAGTTCACCATCCTGATACCCCAGCAGTCGCTGCCCCAGCTGGACCGGGAACGCATCTACCTGGGCAACCCCTCCTGCACCGCCCAGCTGACCGCCACTTCCTACAAGATCCTGGCGCAGTTCGTCAACTGCGGCACCGCCAGCCAG AAACACCGCAACGTTACCATGCTGGTGAACAAGCTCTACATCGACTTCTCGGACGGCGACGAGCGCAACGTTCAGGAGTACAAGGTGCAGTGCGACGCCATGAAGAAGGTGGCGTCTGTCTCCATTGTCTCGGCCGAGGAGCGACGCCTGGAGCAGCGGGCACTGCACGGCGACTCCGGCGGCGGGCACGCTGGCCGCCCGCACTCCGAGCCCCACGACCTCAGCGACATTGTCTTCATCAGCATCTGCGTGTTGGCCGTCATTCTCATGGTGATAGCCATCGTCTGGTTGGTGCTCCTTTAA